The DNA sequence AGTGAGTTTGCTGCCTGCGTCATCGCCTGCCACAACGTAATCGGTCTTTTTAGAAACGGAGCCCGCTACTTTGGCGCCAGCGCGTTCTAGTCGCTCTTTTGCTTCATCCCGCGATAAGGTAGGCAGCGTGCCCGTGAGTACAAATGTTTTACCTGCTACCGCTGCGCTGACCTTTTTCTCTTCGACACTGAGCACCATGCCCGATGCGAGTAATTGCTCGATTACCTCACGGTTGTGGGGTTCTTGCATGAAGCCGGTGATTGAGTCTGCCACAACGGGGCCAACATCCCGAACCGTTAACAGGTCTTCGCCTGTGGCATCCATGAGGGCGTGCATATTTTGATAGTGATTGGCTAAATCTTTTGCGGTCGTTTCGCCTACATGGCGAATACCTAAGGCAAAGATGAAGCGGGCCAAGGTCGTGGTTCGCGATTGATTAATCGCCTGAATTAAATTATCAGCCGACTTCTCACCCATGCGCTCTAAATTGGCAACTGCCGTAAATCCCAGGCGGTATATATCGGCTGGGGTGCGCACCAAATTATTGTCTACGAGCTGATCGACAATCTTTTCTCCAAGCCCCTCAATGTCCATGGCGCGGCGATGCGCAAAATGAACTAAGGCCTGCTTACGCTGCGCACCGCAAAATAGGCCACCACTACAGCGGGCAATGGCCTCATCTGCTACGCGCTCAATGTGTGAGTCACACACGGGGCAGCGGCTTGGCATCTCAAAAGCCTTGGTATCATTCGGCCGACGCTCAAGCACCACCGACACCACTTCGGGTATCACATCACCCGCACGTCGTACTACTACGGTATCGCCAGTGCGCACATCCTTTCGCTTCACCTCATCTTCATTGTGTAGCGTGGCATTGGTCACGGTGACGCCACCCACTTCCACTGGGGCTAAGCGAGCAACAGGCGTAATAGCGCCAGTGCGCCCCACCTGAACATCAATTCCTAATACGGTTGTGAGCGCCTCTTGGGCTGGATACTTATGAGCTAAGGCAAAGCGCGGCGCCCTCGAAACAAAGCCAAGCTCAGCTTGCTCTGCAAAGGAATTGACTTTATAGACAACGCCATCGATGTCATAAGGCAAAC is a window from the Polynucleobacter difficilis genome containing:
- the ligA gene encoding NAD-dependent DNA ligase LigA — encoded protein: MPHSDPMDSAERYAWLQSELARLDHAYYVLDTPLLPDSEYDRLYRELIALEQVHPDWVRPDSLSQRVGGAALKEFTSVKHAVPMLSLNNAFDDAEVMNFDRRCREGLQQNQVTYAGELKFDGLAISLRYENGLLVQAATRGDGSSGEDVTANIKTIRAIPLRLQGNTIPAVLEVRGEVFMHLADFAKMNQEAARLGEKEFANPRNAAAGSLRQLDSKITAKRPLSFFAYGVGACEPQSWLPKSHSALLDQYLSLGLPVCAERKVLSSVDDILSFYREIGSKRDRLPYDIDGVVYKVNSFAEQAELGFVSRAPRFALAHKYPAQEALTTVLGIDVQVGRTGAITPVARLAPVEVGGVTVTNATLHNEDEVKRKDVRTGDTVVVRRAGDVIPEVVSVVLERRPNDTKAFEMPSRCPVCDSHIERVADEAIARCSGGLFCGAQRKQALVHFAHRRAMDIEGLGEKIVDQLVDNNLVRTPADIYRLGFTAVANLERMGEKSADNLIQAINQSRTTTLARFIFALGIRHVGETTAKDLANHYQNMHALMDATGEDLLTVRDVGPVVADSITGFMQEPHNREVIEQLLASGMVLSVEEKKVSAAVAGKTFVLTGTLPTLSRDEAKERLERAGAKVAGSVSKKTDYVVAGDDAGSKLTKAEELGVPVIDEAAMLGLLAQE